A section of the Humulus lupulus chromosome 2, drHumLupu1.1, whole genome shotgun sequence genome encodes:
- the LOC133818936 gene encoding uncharacterized protein LOC133818936 isoform X1, with protein sequence MYPFNRPPLTPRSGHQDPGPSTHWPGKGPGVRLVSSSSRTRFYKDEIHELHKKTRKLETMIENMQEVLNDLLRGKSSIPLPKRKGKEYEKGENTVPINDGGTQLSTSKTPHAKYHGGPRPTKCPQEHRQREDDGRKNEAEVPSKEAPPGLRKELHGKRSEVRHAPPAVPPRNTTKARDQPKNPQDSLCKKRRGLDTKMRSPRGKITIVLGGHMDDEEFDHDSPFTREIQAEQVPTGFREPRMTPYEGTTDPKYHIDSFNNLMRLRGVNNMAKCHCFVVTLKGVAYKWFKRLGPGLIESWQQFSDEFLQ encoded by the coding sequence aTGTATCCATTTAACCGGCCCCCgttgaccccacgctcaggccaccaggaccccggtccctcgacgcactggccaggcaagggtcccggggtacgcttgGTAAGCtccagctcaaggacgcgcttctacaaggatgagattcacgagttgcataaaaagactagaaagctggaaaccatgatagagaacatgcaggaggttttaaacgacctactgcgagggaagtcaagcatacccctcccaaagcgtaaagggaaggagtatgaaaaaggggaaaacactgtccccataaacgatgggggaacccaactttccaccagtaaaaccccccatgcaaagtaccatgggggacctaggccgacgaaatgtccccaggagcataggcagagagaagatgatggtcgtaagaacgaggccgaagtcccctcaaaagaagcaccccctggcctaagaaaagagctccatgggaagaggtcagaagtaagacatGCACCCCCTGCGGTTCCCCCAAGGAACacgaccaaggcaagggatcaaccCAAGAACCCacaagactccttatgcaaaaagaggaggggactagacaccaaaatgcgaagccctcggggcaagatcaccattgtgcttggggggcacatggatgacgaagaattcgaccatgactcacccttcacaagggagattcaggctgagcaagtgcccactggcttcagagagcctcgcatgactccgtacgagggtacgacagacccaaaatatcacatagactccttcaataacttgatgaggttaagaggggtcaacaacatggcaaagtgtcattgctttgttgttacgcttaaaggagtggcgtacaagtggttcaagaggttagggCCAGGATTAatcgagtcatggcaacaattctctgatgaatttcttcagtag